The window GGCCAGATTGTCATCGATTACAATCGCCGCTTTCTTGGAGCTTATACGAATACAGTTGCCACCAAAATATTGAAATTCCATTGATTATTTCTCCTCTGTCTCTGTTGATTTTGACTTCTTCTCGGGGGATTCGGCTGGCGGGGTAACGACATTGTGCTTATCTACCAAAACCTGCTTTTTTGACGTGATAACCATGCTCAGGAAGCGGTCATTTATCCTTTGACGATACCGGAACTCCTGGGGACTCATATGAGTATAACGGAGTTCTTTACCCTCTTGACTCTCCAGGTCCGCCACAAACTTTGCCAACTGCGTCTGATTGATGTCCCCAACAAATAAAATATCTATGCCACTGGCCTCGTCCCGAGTGAACTGGCCGGTATAGAGAATAAGGTCGACATTGCCCAGTGCCTTAAAGTCCTGACTCTTAGCGCTCGCGGGCGTGTCCTTCTTGGTTGTTTTTTTGGTGGTCATAACCCCATCCCCAAAGATTGCCGCTAAGGGTTCGTAGTATTCGTATGTCTGGTTTACCTCGTAATATAATCTGGTACTGTTGCTAGTGTTGTCTGAAGAGATAATACCGATACTCAAAAGGTTGGCCAACTCGCGGCGGACCGAGTTGATTTGTTCGTCTATCTTGCGAGTGATTTCCCGAACATAGAAAGATCGGTTGGGATTACTATAAAAAAGCTGAAGCAGCTTTACCCTCGTTTTTGATCCAAACAATTGCTCAACCATGAAGCCTCCCTGAGAGGGGAATATCCCCTCTCAGCGCGCCGGGAAGCGAATAAATCGCTTCTTCGGGCTGCTCTCCCCTAAGACAATAATGCATTCTCATTACTGGTATTGTATCAGAAAAATACCCTGCTATAAGGGTATTTTGCTCAAAAACGTTGTGACGAAATCAACAGCCTCCTTGGTGTCAGAGACCCAATGAATACTATTATTTCGCCGAAACCAAGTGCGCTGTCGTTTGGCTAAATGCAGATCATTCTGGACGAACAAAGCCTTTGCCTGTTCGAGGCTTATTGTTCCGTCCACATAACCACGAAATGCTTTATAGCCTGGCGCCTGCAGACCAGGCGCACCCCACCCATATGTACTGCTAATGTACTCCAGCTCGTCTACGAATCCAGCTCGCACCATTGCCTCTACCCTGTCTTGGATACGCTTTGTCAGTACTGCAGGGTCGACCTGCAGACCTATAACCAGCGTATTGGCCCGCAGTGGACTTTTGGAGTCCGAAGCCCCACCTGTCTCGAGGGCTCGTATAAGATGGCGGGGGTTCTGGGGATTATTGGGCAAGTCTATCCCCGCTTGGCGTAGACGATCCTGAAGCTCCTCGACCGATAACTGCGAGAGCTCTTGCCGAATAACTGGGTCGGCCGGCTGCCGGAACTGAAAATCAAATATGACCGCATCTATATATAAGCCCGTACCACCCACCATGATTGATACTTTGCCCCTGTCCGCAATGTCATTGATAGCATCTAGGGCTCGCTGTTTGAACTGGGCTGCGTTAAACGATTGGTCCGGAGAAACGATATCAAGTAAATGATGCTTGATATCTGACTGCTCTTGCGGGGATGGCTTGGCCGTCCCGATATCCATACTCTTATAGACCGTCCGTGAGTCAGCGCAAATAACCTCGCCGTTGAACCGCCGCGCGAGCTCCAGGGCAAGTGCAGTCTTGCCACTGGCGGTCTCGCCGACCACTACAACAAGCGGCCTTGTTCCTGCCCGGGCATCCATAACAACTCTTGTACGTTTATTTGAAAGTCTTCATTTACTTGTACGCCCTCGGCCTCTAGGACCTGTTTGTGGCCTTCCCTGCCTCCTGGATATCCCAAAGCTAAGCCACCTGATCTGTTAACGACACGCTGCCACGGCAGATTGGGATCGCCGAAATGGGCGATACCACCGACGATTCGGGCAGCTCGAGCGTTGCCACAGAGGGCTGCTATCTGACCATAGGTCATCACCCTGCCCCGAGGTATCTGAGCTACCACTTCTTCTACAAGTTGGCGAAATTGCCCGTCTGCTTCCATGGCTATAGTGAAGTCTTGTTTACTCGAGACTTAGCTTCGTTGGCAACTGTCTTGAGGAATTCCTCGATACCGAGAGCTTGGTGCGGTTTCTGCACTTCCATGTCTGATCGAACCCGAGGGATCACCTGGCCGGTGTCTATCTCTTTTTCACCAACAACAATAGTGTATGGAA is drawn from Verrucomicrobiia bacterium and contains these coding sequences:
- a CDS encoding transcriptional regulator; amino-acid sequence: MVEQLFGSKTRVKLLQLFYSNPNRSFYVREITRKIDEQINSVRRELANLLSIGIISSDNTSNSTRLYYEVNQTYEYYEPLAAIFGDGVMTTKKTTKKDTPASAKSQDFKALGNVDLILYTGQFTRDEASGIDILFVGDINQTQLAKFVADLESQEGKELRYTHMSPQEFRYRQRINDRFLSMVITSKKQVLVDKHNVVTPPAESPEKKSKSTETEEK
- the miaA gene encoding tRNA (adenosine(37)-N6)-dimethylallyltransferase MiaA, with product MDARAGTRPLVVVVGETASGKTALALELARRFNGEVICADSRTVYKSMDIGTAKPSPQEQSDIKHHLLDIVSPDQSFNAAQFKQRALDAINDIADRGKVSIMVGGTGLYIDAVIFDFQFRQPADPVIRQELSQLSVEELQDRLRQAGIDLPNNPQNPRHLIRALETGGASDSKSPLRANTLVIGLQVDPAVLTKRIQDRVEAMVRAGFVDELEYISSTYGWGAPGLQAPGYKAFRGYVDGTISLEQAKALFVQNDLHLAKRQRTWFRRNNSIHWVSDTKEAVDFVTTFLSKIPL
- a CDS encoding MGMT family protein translates to MEADGQFRQLVEEVVAQIPRGRVMTYGQIAALCGNARAARIVGGIAHFGDPNLPWQRVVNRSGGLALGYPGGREGHKQVLEAEGVQVNEDFQINVQELLWMPGQEQGRLL